From Streptomyces asiaticus, one genomic window encodes:
- a CDS encoding purine-cytosine permease family protein has product MSESPALTEVESYGVERIPDADRTATPFDLFRVAFGGANTFATCVLGAFPVLFGLSFWQGLAATLLGVVGGSLILAPLAVFGPCNGTNNAVSSSAHLGVHGRIVGSFLSLLTAIAFFSISVWSSGDALVGGAHRLMGMPQNDGVFALAYGVFGALVLTVCVYGFRFMLFVNKIAVVAASTLFVLGFFAFVGDFDPGYQGVFPSTATAGFWPAFIGSALIVLSNPVSFGAFLGDWARYIPADTSRRKVVTAAFASQIATVLPFFFGLATASIIAKKAAPYMDAGAPNYVGGLLAISPGWYFLPVCLLALIGGLSTGTTSLYGTGLDFSSVFTRFSRVQATLFVGVLSIGFIFLGRFAANLSQSISTFATLIITCTAPWMIIMVLGYVTRRGWYDPDSLQVFNRRQRGGRYWFHHGWNWRGMGAWLTAAVLALLFVNVPGQFVGPLGDLAGGADISLPVGLATASLLYLSLLWLFPEPREVYGPAGPRLVRASDAPVPPITTEAGAPVPAVAEGA; this is encoded by the coding sequence ATGAGTGAATCCCCGGCACTGACCGAGGTCGAGAGCTACGGTGTCGAGCGCATCCCCGACGCGGACCGCACCGCGACCCCCTTCGACCTGTTCCGCGTCGCGTTCGGCGGCGCCAACACCTTCGCCACCTGTGTGCTCGGCGCCTTTCCGGTCCTCTTCGGGCTCTCCTTCTGGCAGGGCCTGGCGGCCACACTGCTCGGCGTGGTGGGCGGCTCCCTGATCCTCGCCCCGCTCGCGGTGTTCGGCCCGTGCAACGGCACCAACAACGCGGTCTCCTCCTCGGCACACCTGGGGGTGCACGGGCGGATCGTCGGCTCGTTCCTGTCGCTGCTCACCGCCATCGCGTTCTTCTCCATCTCGGTGTGGTCCTCCGGTGACGCGCTGGTCGGCGGCGCCCACCGGCTGATGGGCATGCCACAGAACGACGGGGTGTTTGCGCTCGCCTACGGCGTCTTCGGGGCGCTGGTGCTGACGGTGTGCGTGTACGGCTTCCGGTTCATGCTCTTCGTCAACAAGATCGCGGTGGTGGCGGCCTCGACGCTGTTCGTCCTCGGCTTCTTCGCCTTCGTGGGGGACTTCGACCCCGGCTACCAGGGGGTGTTCCCCTCGACGGCCACGGCCGGGTTCTGGCCCGCGTTCATCGGCTCGGCGCTGATCGTGCTGTCCAACCCCGTGTCCTTCGGCGCCTTCCTCGGCGACTGGGCGCGCTACATCCCCGCCGACACCTCGCGCCGCAAGGTCGTCACGGCGGCGTTCGCCTCGCAGATCGCCACCGTCCTGCCGTTCTTCTTCGGCCTGGCCACCGCCTCGATCATCGCCAAGAAGGCCGCGCCGTACATGGACGCCGGGGCGCCGAACTACGTCGGCGGACTGCTGGCCATCTCGCCCGGCTGGTACTTCCTGCCGGTGTGCCTGCTCGCCCTCATCGGCGGCCTGTCCACCGGCACCACCTCGCTCTACGGCACCGGCCTGGACTTCTCCAGCGTGTTCACCCGGTTCAGCCGGGTGCAGGCCACGCTGTTCGTCGGGGTGCTCTCGATCGGGTTCATCTTCCTGGGCCGGTTCGCCGCCAATCTGTCCCAGTCCATCTCCACCTTCGCCACGCTGATCATCACTTGCACCGCCCCCTGGATGATCATCATGGTGCTCGGCTATGTGACCCGGCGCGGCTGGTACGACCCCGACTCGCTCCAGGTGTTCAACCGGCGCCAGCGCGGCGGCCGCTACTGGTTCCACCACGGCTGGAACTGGCGTGGCATGGGCGCCTGGCTGACCGCGGCGGTGCTCGCCCTGCTCTTCGTCAACGTCCCCGGCCAGTTCGTCGGGCCGCTCGGCGATCTGGCCGGCGGCGCGGACATCTCGCTGCCGGTGGGCCTCGCCACCGCCTCGCTCCTCTATCTGTCGCTGCTGTGGCTCTTCCCCGAGCCGCGCGAGGTGTACGGGCCCGCCGGGCCGCGGCTGGTCCGCGCCTCGGACGCGCCCGTACCGCCGATCACCACGGAGGCCGGTGCGCCCGTGCCCGCGGTGGCGGAAGGGGCGTGA
- a CDS encoding gamma-aminobutyraldehyde dehydrogenase — MSELLVLRNHIDGEYTDAADGRRLEVTDPVTGEVYATSPRSGAADVDAAMAAAAAAFPVWRDATPATRQRLLLKIADAVEARAEEIAEAECRNTGKPRALTLTEEIAPIVDQIRFFAGAARLLEGRSAGEYMEGLTSIVRREPIGVCAQVAPWNYPLMMGVWKFAPALAAGNTVVLKPSDTTPASTVLLAGIIGGILEELGLPAGIFNVVCGDRETGRLMVEHPTPAMAAITGSVRAGMQVAASAAKDIKRVHLELGGKAPAAVFEDADIAAAVEGISLAGFFNAGQDCTAATRVLVHESVHDAFVSALAKAAAAIRTGGGIDDEDVLYGPLNNANQLAQVTGFIDRLPAHATVQTGGHRVGDKGFFYAPTVVSGLEQDDEIVQNEVFGPVITVQSFRDEAEAVTYANGVEYALASSVWTKDHARAMRMSKALDFGCVWINTHIILAAEMPHGGFKKSGYGKDLSAYGFEDYTRVKHVMTAL, encoded by the coding sequence ATGAGCGAGCTTCTCGTACTGCGCAACCACATCGACGGCGAGTACACCGACGCGGCCGACGGCCGCCGCCTGGAGGTCACCGACCCCGTCACCGGCGAGGTGTACGCCACCTCGCCCCGGTCCGGCGCCGCCGACGTCGACGCCGCGATGGCCGCCGCCGCGGCGGCCTTCCCCGTCTGGCGCGACGCCACCCCGGCCACCCGGCAGAGGCTGCTGCTGAAGATCGCGGACGCCGTCGAGGCGCGGGCGGAGGAGATCGCGGAGGCGGAGTGCCGCAACACCGGAAAGCCGCGCGCCCTCACCCTCACCGAGGAGATCGCCCCGATCGTCGACCAGATCCGGTTCTTCGCCGGAGCCGCGCGTCTGCTGGAGGGCCGGTCGGCGGGCGAGTACATGGAGGGCCTGACCTCGATCGTCCGGCGGGAGCCGATCGGGGTGTGCGCCCAGGTCGCGCCGTGGAACTACCCGCTGATGATGGGCGTGTGGAAGTTCGCCCCGGCCCTCGCCGCGGGCAACACCGTCGTCCTCAAGCCGTCGGACACCACCCCCGCGTCCACCGTGCTGCTCGCGGGCATCATCGGCGGCATCCTCGAGGAGCTGGGCCTCCCGGCCGGCATCTTCAACGTGGTGTGCGGCGACCGCGAAACCGGCCGGCTGATGGTCGAGCACCCCACCCCGGCGATGGCGGCCATCACCGGCTCGGTGCGCGCGGGCATGCAGGTCGCCGCGTCGGCGGCGAAGGACATCAAGCGGGTCCACCTCGAACTGGGCGGCAAGGCCCCGGCGGCGGTCTTCGAGGACGCCGATATCGCGGCGGCCGTCGAGGGCATCTCCCTCGCCGGATTCTTCAACGCCGGACAGGACTGCACCGCGGCCACGCGTGTCCTCGTCCACGAGTCGGTCCACGACGCGTTCGTGAGCGCGCTGGCCAAGGCCGCCGCCGCGATCAGGACCGGCGGTGGCATCGACGACGAGGACGTGCTGTACGGGCCGTTGAACAACGCCAACCAGCTGGCCCAGGTCACCGGCTTCATCGACCGGCTGCCCGCGCACGCCACCGTGCAGACGGGTGGCCACCGGGTCGGTGACAAGGGCTTCTTCTACGCGCCCACCGTGGTCTCCGGGCTCGAGCAGGATGACGAGATCGTCCAGAACGAGGTCTTCGGCCCGGTCATCACCGTGCAGTCCTTCCGCGACGAGGCCGAGGCCGTCACGTACGCCAACGGCGTGGAGTACGCGCTGGCGTCCTCGGTGTGGACCAAGGACCACGCCCGCGCGATGCGGATGTCCAAGGCCCTGGACTTCGGCTGCGTCTGGATCAACACCCATATAATCCTCGCCGCCGAGATGCCGCACGGCGGCTTCAAGAAGTCCGGCTACGGCAAGGACCTGTCCGCGTACGGCTTCGAGGACTACACCCGCGTCAAGCACGTCATGACGGCCCTCTGA
- a CDS encoding SGNH/GDSL hydrolase family protein — translation MARTRHPLAVLIPLVAFLAVLVPLGAGPAHAESNGGVKVMPLGDSITDGFNVPGGYRVGLWQKLTAGRYKVDFVGSLFNGPSGLGDHDHEGHSGWTIQQIDDNVVNWLRTQNPHTILLHIGTNDIYGSNPAGAPARLSTLIDHITAQAPNAELFVATITPLGFMDSTVRAYNAAIPGIVQSKVNAGKRVHLVDMYSALTPADLADGVHPNAGGYDKMADVWWRALRSVPGSIGNPTFATTGSGAHGNGSAARAA, via the coding sequence ATGGCACGCACCAGACATCCGCTCGCCGTCCTGATCCCCTTGGTCGCGTTTCTCGCCGTTCTCGTCCCGCTCGGCGCCGGCCCGGCCCATGCCGAGTCCAACGGCGGGGTGAAGGTCATGCCGCTGGGCGACTCGATCACCGACGGGTTCAACGTCCCGGGGGGCTACCGCGTCGGCCTGTGGCAGAAACTCACGGCGGGCCGTTACAAAGTCGACTTCGTCGGCTCGCTCTTCAACGGCCCGTCCGGCCTCGGCGATCACGACCACGAGGGCCACTCCGGCTGGACGATCCAGCAGATCGACGACAACGTCGTGAACTGGCTGCGCACCCAGAACCCGCACACGATCCTGCTGCACATCGGGACCAACGACATCTACGGCAGCAACCCCGCCGGGGCGCCGGCCAGGCTCTCCACCCTGATCGACCACATCACCGCCCAGGCGCCGAACGCGGAGCTCTTCGTCGCCACCATCACCCCGCTGGGCTTCATGGACTCGACGGTACGGGCGTACAACGCGGCGATCCCCGGCATCGTGCAGAGCAAGGTCAACGCGGGCAAGCGCGTCCATCTGGTTGACATGTACAGCGCATTGACGCCCGCGGACCTGGCCGACGGGGTGCACCCCAACGCCGGTGGCTACGACAAGATGGCCGACGTCTGGTGGCGGGCGCTGCGGTCGGTGCCGGGCAGCATCGGCAACCCCACGTTCGCCACCACCGGGTCCGGGGCGCACGGTAACGGGTCGGCCGCACGGGCGGCATGA
- a CDS encoding GNAT family N-acetyltransferase produces the protein MSEMTLRRAHVSDHGTIVECVREWWGDSRTPDQARELSMLLPRLFLQFFAGTSLVLEDGDGIKAFLVGFHAADNDHEAYIHFVGVAPELRGQGVGRRLYTAFFQRAAEAGRREVHAITSPLNTGSVAFHRAMGFMLEEGDRQVNGLPVHGDYDGPGQHRVCFRRQIAVHP, from the coding sequence ATGAGCGAGATGACACTGCGCCGGGCCCATGTCTCCGACCACGGGACGATCGTCGAGTGCGTGCGGGAGTGGTGGGGCGACTCACGCACCCCGGATCAGGCGCGTGAGCTTTCCATGCTGCTGCCCAGGCTGTTTCTCCAGTTCTTCGCCGGCACCAGCCTGGTCCTGGAGGACGGCGACGGCATCAAGGCGTTCCTCGTGGGCTTTCACGCCGCGGACAACGACCACGAGGCGTACATCCACTTCGTCGGGGTGGCACCCGAGCTGCGCGGGCAGGGCGTGGGCCGCAGGCTCTACACGGCGTTCTTCCAGCGTGCCGCCGAGGCGGGCCGCCGTGAGGTGCACGCCATCACCTCGCCCCTGAACACCGGGTCCGTGGCCTTCCACCGGGCCATGGGGTTCATGCTCGAGGAGGGCGACCGTCAGGTCAACGGCCTTCCCGTGCACGGCGATTACGACGGACCCGGGCAGCACCGGGTGTGCTTCCGCCGGCAGATCGCCGTCCATCCCTGA
- a CDS encoding YybH family protein yields the protein MNDEVLRAADALVAAFGEGRLDDYFAAFAPDATFVFHTTSERLSSTADYRALWDRWVAEDDFRVLSCVSTDRLIQLLGDTAVFTHLVETTVSTTAGVETTHERETIVFRRQTHGHWLAVHEHLSAAPGTTTATATATTTATITETER from the coding sequence ATGAACGACGAGGTTCTGCGGGCCGCCGACGCCCTGGTGGCGGCGTTCGGCGAAGGCCGCCTCGACGACTACTTCGCGGCGTTCGCGCCCGACGCCACATTCGTCTTCCACACCACCTCCGAACGCCTCAGCTCCACCGCGGACTACCGGGCCCTGTGGGACCGCTGGGTCGCGGAGGACGACTTCCGCGTCCTGTCCTGCGTCTCCACCGACCGGCTAATCCAACTCCTCGGCGACACCGCGGTGTTCACCCACCTGGTGGAGACCACGGTGAGCACCACGGCCGGTGTGGAGACCACCCACGAGCGCGAGACCATCGTCTTCCGCCGTCAGACCCACGGCCACTGGCTGGCCGTGCACGAACACCTCTCGGCAGCGCCCGGCACGACGACGGCCACGGCCACGGCTACGACGACGGCCACGATCACGGAAACGGAACGATGA
- a CDS encoding cyclase family protein — MRLIDLSVPLATGMPVYPGDPRVTIAPALSVATDGVNVLHLDMGSQSGTHVDAPFHIDDALPTLDRLPLERFWGRAVVVDARGAEPRTPLGPSLFEGRLRAGAIVLVATGWSRHWGHDDYLAHPYLTPEAAELLVDAGIRTVGIDALSVDATPADDLPAHRILCGAHAVIAENLTGLDPLLDAQTAGEPIEVSLLPLRLPAADGAPVRAVARVG; from the coding sequence GTGCGCCTCATCGACCTCTCCGTACCCCTGGCCACGGGCATGCCGGTCTACCCCGGCGATCCGCGGGTGACCATCGCCCCCGCGCTGAGCGTCGCCACCGACGGAGTGAACGTGCTGCACCTCGACATGGGGTCGCAGTCCGGCACCCATGTCGACGCCCCGTTCCACATCGACGACGCGCTGCCCACCCTGGACCGGCTGCCCCTGGAGCGCTTCTGGGGGCGGGCGGTGGTGGTGGACGCCCGTGGCGCGGAGCCCCGGACACCGCTCGGGCCGTCCCTGTTCGAGGGCCGGCTGCGGGCCGGGGCCATCGTGCTGGTGGCCACCGGCTGGTCGCGGCACTGGGGCCACGACGACTACCTCGCCCATCCGTATCTCACCCCGGAGGCCGCCGAACTCCTGGTGGACGCCGGGATCCGCACCGTCGGCATCGACGCGCTGAGCGTCGATGCCACCCCCGCCGACGACCTCCCCGCCCACCGGATCCTGTGCGGCGCCCACGCCGTCATCGCCGAGAACCTCACCGGTCTCGACCCCCTGCTCGACGCGCAGACGGCGGGAGAGCCCATCGAGGTCTCCCTGCTGCCGCTGCGGCTCCCCGCCGCCGACGGCGCCCCGGTACGGGCCGTGGCTCGCGTCGGCTGA